Proteins encoded by one window of Desulfovibrio ferrophilus:
- a CDS encoding class I adenylate cyclase, which yields MVKPSSVSPLAQVLDQLWRAMHLPTDAFEVVGNIVDQALSFQQELDDSDPESARLTSRLSYLMAELASSSGDNAIIRKLLQELVEQGALGELLCASFIGSNKITGEKLRIALQALPANRLLAVTNRFLSAPRAAQPKEQAWATETVHELQSDDPEEALLFLDRLAQSGERPAFAVQREMLHGRFGFWLQELLRLDLDQEQARYMADTASRLDWAPLTGNILRLLKYAGPDDLPAIFDMVEPSWSDPGGRTAKAALLFLKHKEPQVRLAAARVLVRLGSPKASKVLAMIYAATPEARSGVLGVALMLGAQDFARFAKALPAKARPEVLGALLSCLARLDPVWLRNALKGIDGSIATAVAGLVKGRKRAVHKPRFKPQKPAPYRKAPDQPKSLLGKVKKMMGGESEAGPSAGQVFVGNLAPGAKIKSKIIKDVECPGKDLSKMAFQGCALGAMDLRQSKLAGTRFVKCRLNGVDLSAARFKNTVFEECDFAGCLFSGSSLDGVRLVRCSLTRTHFDGVLTSGLELMSCRFDESSFWGAHLEGATVRSCLFGRIDFSYAALVDADFDGVEFTDCVFRHLYASSSRVMNAAAWGCVFQACALPGVHGDEPGLLLEVERSAQALVAGVADREQPTAVSGKLAKAEGQTAMLSLVQNWLHERDLARNRRLALAANRRRLDWCAGKLGLEASKVLGMLPGLVQAGAIRDGDTSIPAPACIIQGWTPTYTALKNLEEYFGGIYPAPSPDEKPAPAILVEAFYSIGSVGTIAQTRNSDIDMWVCFDETRVEPDKVTGFKEKLEAIERWADREYGLELHFFVMDMGKVRENNFGFSDKESAGSSQALLLKEEFYRTAVLLGGKKLAWWLLPPDASDAAYAKGLERIASAASLPPDDVVDLGAMSRIPRDEFFGASLWQIVKALKSPFKSIMKFALLDKYIAGGNADTLLCNRLNRNIQAGRYDFWSVDPYGVMFSEVEAHYRNTANKDARELMQMAFEQKTGFSSQGRTTGRQAEMCGTSWLEYFYPYCADERSGLPKQGKPGEKGTRTFADLHELGQMVARYMFGTYEQIRKGVDDLDTEARITDQDLTKLGRKIFGHFDKKPGKIMHIPFVDSPKRLFESLEIVCEGQPGTPRIWLAKGEPAGVKSRKAPFEELHKDRSPVALLAWLVANHLYEVGEQFRGTNLQAPISTPDVRRLLDDLAEFFAPKQIFEPEIEETLRDEEVIHALVVVNFMTDREIREIRDVVLLYATNWGEVFCVTEPKGLDFLEKNVSTFIQANTKARIAPSLECRVHIPHKSLAPRPPAI from the coding sequence GTGGTCAAGCCCTCTTCCGTTTCCCCTCTGGCGCAGGTCCTGGACCAGCTGTGGCGGGCCATGCACCTGCCCACCGATGCGTTTGAAGTTGTGGGCAACATTGTCGACCAGGCCCTGTCCTTTCAGCAGGAACTGGATGACAGTGATCCCGAATCCGCTCGGCTGACCTCACGCTTATCCTATCTCATGGCCGAACTGGCCTCCTCGTCAGGGGACAATGCCATTATCCGCAAGCTCCTGCAGGAATTGGTCGAACAGGGTGCCCTGGGCGAGTTGCTGTGCGCATCCTTTATTGGTTCCAACAAGATCACCGGCGAAAAATTGCGTATTGCACTGCAGGCATTGCCTGCCAATCGTCTGCTGGCTGTGACCAATCGTTTCTTGTCTGCTCCGCGTGCGGCCCAGCCCAAGGAACAGGCCTGGGCCACGGAGACGGTGCATGAACTGCAAAGCGACGACCCCGAAGAAGCGTTGTTGTTCCTGGATAGATTGGCGCAGTCGGGGGAACGCCCTGCCTTTGCCGTGCAGCGCGAGATGCTGCACGGGCGATTTGGATTCTGGCTGCAGGAATTGTTGCGCCTGGATCTGGATCAGGAGCAGGCCCGTTATATGGCGGATACGGCCTCGCGTCTGGACTGGGCGCCGCTGACCGGAAATATTTTGCGTCTGCTCAAATATGCCGGACCTGACGATTTGCCTGCCATCTTCGACATGGTGGAACCGTCCTGGAGCGACCCCGGAGGGCGCACGGCCAAGGCCGCGTTGCTGTTTTTGAAGCACAAGGAACCTCAGGTCCGACTGGCAGCGGCCCGAGTTCTGGTCCGATTGGGTTCGCCCAAGGCATCCAAGGTCCTGGCCATGATCTATGCCGCGACTCCCGAAGCCCGTTCTGGCGTACTTGGCGTGGCTCTGATGCTCGGTGCACAGGATTTTGCCCGCTTTGCCAAGGCGTTGCCTGCCAAGGCCAGGCCCGAGGTTTTGGGCGCGTTGCTGTCGTGTCTGGCGCGGTTGGATCCGGTGTGGCTGCGCAACGCCCTGAAGGGAATTGATGGTTCGATAGCCACTGCCGTCGCCGGTCTCGTCAAGGGGCGCAAGCGGGCGGTGCACAAGCCACGGTTCAAGCCGCAAAAACCAGCCCCATACCGCAAGGCCCCGGATCAGCCCAAGTCGTTGCTGGGAAAGGTCAAGAAGATGATGGGTGGTGAATCCGAGGCCGGTCCATCGGCAGGGCAAGTCTTCGTGGGGAATCTTGCACCCGGGGCAAAGATTAAGAGCAAGATCATCAAGGATGTCGAATGCCCAGGTAAGGATTTGAGCAAGATGGCGTTCCAGGGATGTGCCCTGGGGGCCATGGATTTACGCCAGTCCAAACTGGCAGGAACGCGGTTTGTCAAATGCCGCCTGAATGGAGTGGACCTGTCCGCCGCGCGCTTCAAGAATACCGTGTTTGAGGAGTGTGATTTTGCGGGCTGTCTGTTCTCGGGGAGTTCGTTGGATGGCGTTCGTCTGGTGCGCTGTTCCCTGACCAGAACCCATTTCGATGGAGTGTTGACGTCGGGATTGGAGTTGATGAGCTGCCGTTTTGATGAGTCGTCATTCTGGGGTGCGCACCTGGAGGGCGCTACTGTGCGCTCCTGCCTATTCGGCCGAATTGATTTTTCCTATGCTGCCCTGGTGGATGCGGATTTCGATGGCGTCGAGTTCACGGATTGTGTGTTCAGGCACTTGTATGCCTCGTCATCGCGAGTGATGAATGCCGCGGCATGGGGCTGCGTGTTCCAGGCCTGCGCCCTGCCGGGAGTTCATGGCGATGAGCCGGGTCTGTTGCTGGAGGTCGAACGTTCGGCCCAGGCCCTGGTGGCCGGAGTTGCAGACAGGGAGCAGCCTACGGCCGTGAGTGGCAAACTGGCAAAGGCCGAAGGCCAGACCGCCATGCTTTCGCTGGTTCAGAATTGGCTCCATGAGCGGGACCTCGCCCGCAACCGGCGGTTGGCTCTGGCCGCAAACCGTCGCCGGTTGGACTGGTGCGCCGGAAAACTCGGCCTTGAGGCCTCCAAGGTCCTGGGGATGCTGCCGGGGCTGGTGCAGGCCGGTGCCATCCGTGATGGGGATACGTCTATTCCCGCCCCTGCCTGCATCATTCAGGGCTGGACTCCGACATACACGGCCCTGAAGAATCTGGAGGAGTATTTTGGCGGAATCTATCCTGCGCCATCGCCTGACGAGAAGCCTGCCCCTGCCATTCTTGTGGAGGCGTTCTATTCCATCGGAAGCGTGGGCACCATCGCCCAGACCCGAAATTCGGATATCGATATGTGGGTCTGCTTCGATGAGACCCGGGTTGAACCTGACAAGGTCACAGGATTCAAGGAGAAACTCGAGGCCATAGAGCGCTGGGCCGACAGGGAGTACGGCCTGGAGCTGCATTTCTTCGTCATGGACATGGGCAAGGTGCGTGAGAACAACTTCGGGTTCAGCGACAAGGAAAGCGCCGGTTCCAGCCAGGCCTTGCTGCTCAAGGAGGAGTTCTATCGTACCGCTGTCCTCTTGGGCGGCAAGAAACTGGCTTGGTGGTTGCTGCCGCCCGATGCAAGTGATGCGGCCTATGCCAAGGGGTTGGAGCGTATTGCCTCGGCCGCGAGCCTGCCCCCCGATGATGTGGTTGACCTTGGGGCCATGAGTCGGATTCCGCGTGATGAGTTTTTTGGGGCCTCGTTGTGGCAGATCGTCAAGGCGCTCAAGAGTCCGTTCAAGTCCATCATGAAGTTCGCCCTGCTGGACAAGTATATTGCGGGGGGCAATGCGGACACCCTGTTGTGCAACCGACTGAATCGTAACATTCAGGCTGGACGCTATGATTTCTGGAGTGTGGATCCCTATGGTGTGATGTTCAGCGAGGTGGAGGCCCACTACCGGAACACCGCCAACAAGGACGCCCGGGAACTGATGCAGATGGCCTTCGAACAGAAGACCGGATTTTCGTCCCAAGGCAGGACTACGGGCCGTCAGGCTGAAATGTGTGGTACGAGTTGGCTGGAATATTTTTATCCCTACTGCGCAGACGAACGCAGTGGTCTGCCCAAGCAGGGCAAACCTGGTGAAAAGGGGACAAGGACCTTTGCCGATCTCCACGAATTGGGCCAGATGGTTGCCCGGTACATGTTTGGAACCTATGAGCAGATTCGCAAAGGTGTGGACGACCTGGATACCGAGGCCCGGATTACCGATCAGGATTTGACCAAGCTGGGGCGTAAGATCTTCGGGCACTTCGACAAGAAGCCCGGCAAGATCATGCATATCCCGTTTGTGGATTCACCCAAGCGGCTGTTCGAATCGTTGGAGATCGTTTGCGAGGGGCAGCCGGGAACCCCCAGAATCTGGTTGGCCAAGGGTGAACCCGCTGGGGTCAAAAGCAGGAAGGCGCCTTTTGAGGAGCTGCATAAGGACAGGAGTCCCGTGGCCTTGCTGGCCTGGCTGGTGGCTAATCATCTGTATGAGGTTGGTGAGCAGTTCCGGGGCACGAATCTTCAGGCTCCCATCTCCACTCCTGATGTGCGCAGGTTGCTGGATGATCTGGCGGAGTTCTTCGCCCCCAAGCAGATCTTCGAGCCCGAAATCGAGGAAACCCTGCGTGATGAAGAGGTCATCCACGCTCTCGTGGTGGTCAACTTCATGACCGATCGCGAGATCAGGGAGATTCGTGATGTGGTGTTGCTGTATGCCACCAATTGGGGCGAGGTCTTTTGCGTGACCGAACCCAAGGGGCTGGACTTTCTGGAGAAGAACGTCAGCACATTCATTCAGGCCAACACCAAGGCCAGAATTGCCCCCAGTCTGGAGTGCAGGGTGCACATCCCGCACAAGTCACTGGCTCCGCGTCCGCCAGCGATCTAG
- a CDS encoding HD-GYP domain-containing protein, giving the protein MAQTEYPIHVEQLVIGLFIRLELEEGKNPFRKSEFKIKTDKQLQTLKGMGLEHVICVLEQSDRMPLPPKNKRKAGSGGARGGSAETSGGGASASKTSGSKAKPGSKTPVSVQLLGLKSETIERNKERRKRFRKVEKRYDKTMSSVVTILRRASGHSSEAAEEASELVNSLVETFLSERDTMINLMSSKPSEEAKNYHALNVTVLSMMVGKGLGFKSEIMHPLGLGAMFHDIGKGRVPMQAVSGMGATTMTKAAEKYVKEHPLIGARLVNDFSQFPKLATQAVLQHHELLDGSGYPKRLKGDAISPLARVVAVVNQYDNLINDHRAETLATPHQALKKLYASMRGKMDSRILAMFIRSMGVYPPGTVVKLSNGQFGMVTAVNPDHAARPTVLMYHSEIPKNEALLVDLVVEEDLNVAETFRPEDLPREVFSYLSPSKTINYYAEAVGDGA; this is encoded by the coding sequence ATGGCACAAACGGAATATCCCATCCATGTGGAGCAGCTCGTGATCGGGCTGTTTATCCGTCTTGAGCTCGAAGAGGGAAAGAATCCATTCCGAAAATCCGAGTTCAAGATCAAGACGGATAAGCAACTCCAGACCCTGAAGGGGATGGGACTTGAGCATGTGATTTGTGTCCTGGAACAATCCGACCGTATGCCTTTGCCACCCAAGAACAAGCGCAAGGCTGGTTCAGGTGGGGCCAGGGGCGGTTCAGCCGAGACTTCCGGTGGGGGCGCTTCGGCGAGTAAGACTTCCGGCTCCAAAGCCAAGCCCGGAAGCAAGACGCCGGTGTCAGTGCAGCTTTTGGGTTTGAAGAGCGAAACCATCGAGCGCAACAAGGAACGGCGTAAACGCTTCCGCAAGGTTGAAAAACGCTACGACAAGACCATGAGCAGCGTGGTCACCATCTTGCGCAGGGCCTCGGGACATTCCAGCGAGGCCGCAGAAGAGGCATCCGAACTTGTGAATTCTCTGGTGGAAACGTTCCTGTCCGAGCGTGACACCATGATCAATCTGATGAGTTCCAAGCCCAGCGAGGAGGCCAAGAACTATCACGCCCTGAACGTGACGGTGCTCTCCATGATGGTGGGCAAGGGGCTGGGGTTCAAGAGCGAGATCATGCACCCTCTGGGCCTGGGGGCCATGTTTCATGACATCGGCAAGGGGCGTGTGCCCATGCAGGCCGTGAGTGGCATGGGGGCAACCACCATGACCAAGGCCGCCGAGAAGTATGTGAAGGAACACCCCCTGATCGGGGCGCGGCTGGTCAACGATTTTTCGCAGTTCCCCAAGCTGGCAACACAGGCCGTGCTGCAGCATCACGAACTGCTGGACGGGTCCGGCTACCCCAAGCGCCTGAAGGGTGATGCCATCTCCCCGCTGGCGCGGGTCGTGGCTGTGGTCAATCAATACGACAACCTGATCAACGATCACCGGGCCGAAACTCTGGCCACTCCACACCAAGCCTTGAAGAAGTTGTATGCCAGCATGCGCGGTAAGATGGATTCCAGAATTCTGGCCATGTTCATTCGCAGTATGGGCGTCTATCCTCCAGGCACGGTGGTCAAGCTGTCCAACGGACAATTCGGGATGGTCACGGCCGTCAACCCGGACCATGCAGCGCGGCCCACGGTGCTCATGTACCATTCTGAAATCCCCAAGAATGAAGCCCTGCTGGTGGATCTTGTGGTGGAAGAGGATCTGAACGTGGCTGAGACGTTCCGCCCCGAAGACTTACCCCGAGAGGTCTTTTCCTACCTGAGTCCGAGCAAGACGATCAATTATTATGCCGAGGCAGTGGGCGACGGCGCCTAG
- a CDS encoding winged helix-turn-helix transcriptional regulator: MGCEIKRCGDKEYYCTVELTLQIIGGKWKPIILWYLHTNGTQRFGELRRTMPNITQKMLTQQLRELEADGLVHREVYPQVPPKVEYSLTELGTSVVPVMRTMCEWGQSYEKAVAQAADGRDAA; this comes from the coding sequence ATGGGATGCGAAATCAAGCGCTGTGGCGACAAGGAATACTATTGCACCGTGGAGCTTACGCTGCAGATTATTGGTGGCAAGTGGAAGCCGATTATTCTGTGGTATTTGCACACGAATGGAACCCAACGTTTTGGCGAGCTCCGGCGCACCATGCCCAACATTACCCAAAAGATGTTGACCCAGCAGCTGCGGGAACTGGAGGCCGATGGGCTGGTGCATCGCGAAGTGTATCCGCAGGTGCCGCCCAAGGTGGAGTATTCGTTGACCGAATTGGGCACCAGTGTCGTACCGGTGATGCGTACCATGTGTGAGTGGGGTCAATCCTATGAAAAGGCCGTGGCACAGGCTGCAGATGGCCGCGATGCGGCGTAA
- a CDS encoding nitroreductase family protein, with product MDIIEAIHTRRSIRKFTDQPVDEAQVTQLLQAAMSAPSAGNAQPWQFVVIEDRQTLSKIPEFHPYAAMCRQAPLAILVCGDTSLEKYPGYWVQDCSAAVQNILLAVHGLGLGAVWTGIYPDLPRVEGMRNLLGLPEQIQPLALIPIGHPDQPSGKVDRFRPERIHHDRW from the coding sequence ATGGATATTATCGAAGCCATCCATACCCGCCGCAGCATCCGCAAATTCACGGATCAGCCCGTGGACGAAGCACAAGTGACCCAGTTGCTCCAGGCTGCCATGTCGGCACCCAGCGCAGGCAACGCTCAGCCTTGGCAGTTCGTGGTCATCGAGGACCGCCAGACTTTGAGCAAAATCCCCGAATTCCATCCCTACGCCGCCATGTGCCGTCAGGCTCCCTTGGCCATTCTGGTCTGTGGCGATACCAGCCTGGAAAAATATCCGGGATACTGGGTGCAGGACTGTTCCGCTGCCGTGCAGAATATCCTGCTGGCTGTGCATGGGCTTGGCCTTGGAGCCGTCTGGACGGGAATCTACCCCGACCTGCCCCGCGTGGAAGGCATGCGCAATCTGCTGGGACTGCCCGAGCAGATTCAGCCCCTGGCCCTGATTCCCATCGGTCACCCGGATCAGCCTTCGGGCAAGGTCGACCGCTTCCGCCCCGAACGCATCCACCACGACCGCTGGTAA
- a CDS encoding putative quinol monooxygenase: protein MPQIAVTALLTVKPGQGATLETILAPLVAATRAEQGCLSYIPHRTAEADRYCILEQWESQEHLDRHLATAHIAAFRDASAAIMESADVTVWTAFDPT, encoded by the coding sequence ATGCCTCAGATCGCCGTTACCGCCCTGCTGACCGTCAAGCCCGGCCAGGGGGCAACACTGGAAACAATCCTCGCCCCCCTGGTCGCCGCAACCCGCGCCGAACAGGGCTGCCTGAGCTACATCCCGCATCGCACCGCCGAGGCGGACCGCTACTGCATTCTGGAACAATGGGAGAGCCAGGAACATCTGGATCGACATCTGGCCACCGCGCACATCGCGGCCTTCCGCGATGCCTCAGCCGCAATCATGGAATCCGCTGATGTCACCGTTTGGACGGCCTTTGATCCCACCTGA
- a CDS encoding NADH:flavin oxidoreductase → MSTLFDSVRVGSMELPNRFVRSATWEGMAGEDGSSSSKLNAMMGHLAKNEIGLIITGHAYVSPEGQAGPWQLGIHTDEMIPGLTEMTAKAHQAGGKICCQLAHAGNRGAQDLTNLQPFGPSDKDFRGKARDCKAMTADDIQAVIQAFGNAASRAKQAGFDAVQIHSAHGYLLGQFLSPFYNLRDDQYGGNRENRERLTMDVYTAVREAVGPDYPVLIKLNAHDYMHDLENSYTLDDMLSICARLNEAGIDAIELSGGTIDSRQNIPSRMGMIKRDREGFHRKAAEAYKKTNNGAPLMLVGGIRSFEKAEQFVNDGICDFISLCRPLIREPNLIKRWKSGDHAKAECMSDNLCFKPVRAGEGLYCLLKKKQLENKKEK, encoded by the coding sequence ATGTCCACACTTTTTGATTCCGTTCGCGTAGGCTCGATGGAGCTTCCCAACCGGTTCGTACGTTCCGCCACATGGGAAGGCATGGCCGGAGAAGACGGCTCATCTTCCTCAAAACTCAATGCGATGATGGGCCACTTGGCCAAGAACGAAATCGGGCTGATCATCACCGGTCACGCCTATGTCTCGCCCGAGGGCCAAGCCGGTCCTTGGCAGCTGGGCATCCATACTGACGAGATGATCCCGGGACTGACGGAAATGACTGCCAAAGCCCACCAGGCTGGCGGAAAGATCTGTTGCCAATTGGCCCACGCGGGCAATCGCGGAGCCCAGGACCTGACAAATCTTCAGCCTTTCGGCCCCTCGGACAAGGACTTCAGGGGCAAGGCCCGCGACTGCAAGGCCATGACCGCAGACGACATCCAGGCCGTGATTCAGGCCTTTGGCAACGCCGCCTCCCGCGCCAAGCAGGCCGGGTTCGATGCCGTACAGATTCACTCGGCCCACGGCTATCTGCTGGGCCAGTTCCTCTCCCCCTTCTACAATCTGCGCGACGACCAGTACGGTGGCAACCGCGAGAACCGCGAACGCCTGACCATGGACGTCTACACGGCCGTACGCGAAGCCGTGGGCCCGGATTACCCGGTACTGATCAAGCTCAATGCCCACGACTACATGCACGACCTGGAAAATTCGTACACCCTCGACGACATGCTCTCCATCTGTGCCCGGCTGAACGAGGCTGGCATCGATGCCATCGAGTTGTCCGGCGGCACCATCGACTCCCGCCAGAACATCCCCTCGCGCATGGGCATGATCAAACGCGACCGCGAAGGCTTCCATCGCAAGGCCGCCGAGGCCTACAAAAAAACAAACAATGGCGCGCCACTGATGCTGGTGGGCGGCATCCGCTCCTTCGAGAAGGCCGAGCAGTTCGTCAACGATGGCATCTGCGATTTCATCTCCCTGTGCCGCCCGCTAATCCGCGAGCCAAACCTCATCAAGCGCTGGAAAAGCGGTGATCACGCCAAGGCCGAGTGCATGTCCGACAACCTGTGCTTCAAGCCTGTGCGCGCCGGCGAGGGCCTGTACTGCCTGCTCAAGAAAAAGCAGTTGGAAAACAAGAAAGAAAAATAG
- the htpG gene encoding molecular chaperone HtpG, which produces MAAKEHKKQFKAEIKQLLDIITHSIYTNHEIFLRELVSNASDALDKLRFLTAGGHDVADADAPLEIRINADADAGVLTIEDTGLGMTADELVANIGTIAHSGSAQFMKEAEASGESLDNIIGRFGVGFYSVFMVADKVVITTRSATPDASPMSWTSSGTGSYTMQELDGDAPRGTKIEIHLKEEAKKYAEERTIKDILHRHSNFINFPIMLADEQVNTQPALWREPKFKIKKEQYDEFYSFLTLDQTPPLETLHIAVDAPVQFTSLVFIPASPSNSLFDNPDNYGLDLYVRRVLIERKHKALIPEYLGFTRGLVDTEDLPLNLSRETLQQNLLVDKIKTTITKQVLAQLAKLTEDKERYAQFWTNHNKVFKLGYSDYINRDKFAELLRFNSSTDEDAQGLTSLAEYAERMKEGQKAIYYVSGPSREAVRLDPHLEIFTQRGLEVLYLYEPIDEFIMDALGKYKDFDLVAAEQADIGELEKFETVDEDEVKPEALNEEDAKTFEGMLSAIKEILGERVEDVRESKRLKGSAACLVTPDGAMSSQMQKYMQLMVKDSTPPVRVMELNRDHPLTRNLLRIFKSDAGDDFLKSTVEQLYESALLMDGYLNDPHAMVGRINTLLEQASGWYAEIKKA; this is translated from the coding sequence ATGGCAGCAAAAGAACATAAAAAACAATTCAAGGCTGAAATCAAACAGCTCTTGGACATCATCACCCACTCCATCTACACCAATCACGAGATTTTCCTGAGGGAGCTTGTCTCCAACGCTTCCGATGCCCTGGACAAACTGCGTTTCCTGACCGCAGGCGGACACGATGTCGCCGATGCCGACGCTCCTCTGGAAATCCGCATCAATGCCGACGCCGACGCCGGAGTGTTGACCATCGAGGACACCGGCCTGGGCATGACCGCCGATGAACTGGTCGCCAACATCGGCACGATTGCCCACTCGGGTTCGGCCCAGTTCATGAAGGAGGCCGAAGCCTCCGGTGAAAGTCTGGACAATATCATTGGCCGTTTTGGCGTGGGCTTCTACTCCGTATTCATGGTCGCGGACAAGGTGGTCATCACCACCCGTTCGGCCACACCCGACGCCAGCCCCATGTCCTGGACCTCCAGCGGCACCGGTTCCTACACCATGCAGGAACTGGACGGCGACGCCCCGCGCGGCACCAAGATCGAAATTCATCTGAAGGAAGAGGCCAAGAAATACGCCGAAGAGCGGACCATCAAGGACATCCTTCACCGTCACTCAAATTTCATCAATTTCCCCATCATGCTGGCGGATGAACAGGTCAACACCCAGCCCGCCCTGTGGCGCGAGCCCAAGTTCAAGATCAAGAAGGAACAATACGACGAGTTCTACTCCTTCCTGACCCTGGACCAGACCCCGCCCCTGGAGACCCTGCACATAGCCGTGGACGCCCCCGTGCAGTTCACCAGCCTGGTCTTCATCCCGGCCAGCCCCTCCAACAGCCTGTTCGACAACCCGGACAACTACGGCCTGGACCTGTACGTGCGTCGGGTACTCATCGAGCGCAAGCACAAGGCCCTGATCCCCGAATACCTCGGCTTTACCCGAGGCTTGGTGGATACCGAAGACCTGCCGCTCAACCTCTCGCGCGAGACCCTGCAGCAGAACCTGCTGGTGGACAAGATCAAGACCACCATCACCAAACAGGTGCTGGCACAGCTGGCCAAGCTGACCGAGGACAAAGAGCGCTACGCCCAGTTCTGGACCAACCACAACAAGGTCTTCAAGCTCGGTTATTCCGACTACATCAACCGCGACAAGTTCGCGGAGTTGCTGCGCTTCAATTCCTCCACCGATGAGGACGCCCAGGGCCTGACCTCGCTGGCCGAGTATGCAGAGCGCATGAAGGAAGGCCAGAAGGCCATCTACTATGTTTCCGGCCCCAGCCGCGAAGCCGTGCGCCTGGACCCGCATCTGGAAATCTTCACCCAGCGCGGGCTTGAGGTGCTCTACCTCTACGAACCCATCGACGAGTTCATCATGGACGCCCTGGGCAAATACAAGGACTTCGACCTTGTGGCCGCAGAACAGGCCGACATCGGCGAACTGGAAAAGTTCGAAACCGTGGATGAGGACGAGGTCAAGCCCGAGGCCCTGAACGAGGAAGACGCCAAGACCTTTGAAGGCATGCTTTCCGCCATCAAGGAGATTCTGGGCGAGCGTGTGGAAGATGTGCGTGAATCCAAACGCCTCAAGGGCAGCGCCGCCTGCCTGGTCACTCCTGATGGAGCCATGTCTTCGCAGATGCAAAAGTACATGCAGCTCATGGTCAAGGACTCCACGCCCCCGGTGCGGGTCATGGAACTGAACCGCGACCATCCGCTGACGCGTAATCTGCTGCGCATCTTCAAGAGCGATGCAGGCGACGATTTCCTGAAGTCCACCGTGGAACAGTTGTATGAATCGGCCCTGCTCATGGATGGCTATCTGAACGATCCCCATGCCATGGTGGGCCGTATCAATACGCTGCTGGAGCAGGCTTCCGGCTGGTATGCGGAGATCAAAAAAGCCTAG
- a CDS encoding DUF6899 family protein — MPYITPDRREAFDQALAQLAEEVTNQGELNYCIYKLSTLIIDRIGESYEKLSMCSSAMEHAKLEWYRKKLSPYEDIKIKDNGDI; from the coding sequence ATGCCCTATATCACGCCGGACCGCCGTGAGGCCTTTGACCAGGCCCTGGCTCAATTGGCCGAAGAAGTCACCAATCAGGGCGAGCTGAATTACTGCATCTACAAGCTCTCGACCCTGATCATCGACCGCATCGGCGAGTCCTACGAAAAGCTCTCCATGTGCTCTTCGGCCATGGAGCACGCCAAGTTGGAGTGGTACCGGAAAAAGCTCTCTCCATACGAAGACATCAAGATTAAAGACAACGGTGATATCTAG